From a single Bernardetia sp. genomic region:
- a CDS encoding Uma2 family endonuclease, translated as MITSLDQLDFDKTYSYADYLTWKFDEFVELIKGKIFPMSAPNRLHQELSLRLSGLFFNYLRENERSCKVYAAPFDVRLLKNPSLTSQQLEGMTDKEIYTVVQPDLSIICDLEKLDDKGCKGSPNLIIEILSNNAKRDVKDKFELYEENGVQEYWIVRPNEKTIQQFFLEEEKYVYQKTFVENEYITSIYLPDLTIDLEIIFAD; from the coding sequence ATGATAACATCACTAGACCAATTAGATTTTGACAAGACTTATTCCTATGCAGATTATCTGACGTGGAAATTTGATGAGTTTGTAGAACTTATCAAAGGAAAAATATTTCCAATGTCTGCACCAAACAGATTACATCAAGAGCTTTCTTTGCGCTTGAGTGGTTTGTTTTTTAATTACTTACGAGAAAATGAGCGTAGCTGTAAAGTATATGCTGCGCCTTTCGATGTACGCCTTTTAAAAAACCCATCACTTACCAGCCAACAATTAGAAGGAATGACAGATAAAGAAATCTATACTGTCGTACAACCAGATTTATCTATTATTTGTGATTTGGAAAAACTAGATGATAAAGGTTGTAAAGGTTCGCCGAACTTGATTATTGAAATTTTATCTAACAATGCAAAGCGAGATGTAAAAGATAAATTTGAACTCTATGAAGAAAACGGAGTACAAGAATACTGGATTGTTCGTCCTAATGAAAAAACAATTCAGCAATTTTTTTTAGAAGAAGAAAAATATGTCTATCAAAAAACTTTTGTAGAAAACGAATATATTACTTCCATATATTTGCCAGATTTAACAATAGATTTGGAAATTATTTTTGCAGACTAA